GAGTTCGGTGAACTTGCTCTTGCCGGTCATGTACAGCACCGAGCCGCAGCCCATGAAGAGCAGGCCCTTGTAAAGGATGTGGGCGAAGGCGTGGGCCACGGCGCCGTTGATGGCGAGTTCCGTCCCGAGGCCGACGCCGGCGACCATGTAGCCGACCTGGCTGATGATGTGGTAGGCGAGGAGGCGACGGCAGTCGTTTTCGAGCACCGCGTAAACAACGCCGTAGAGCGCCATGATGACGCCGAGGGCGATCAGGATCTCCATGCCGGCGAAACCACGGATCAGGGCGTACACCGCGGTCTTCGTCGTGAACGCGCACATGAAGACCGAGCCATTGAAGGTGGCTTCACCGTACGCGTCAGGCAGCCAGGCGTGCAGCGGGGGCACCGCGGCGTTGACCAGGAAGCCGATCAGGATGAGCCAGTCGGCGAGGCCGGCGTGGCTGACGTTGAAGAGATTGAAGGCGAGGCTGCCGGTCGCGTGGTAGTGCAGGACGATGCCCGCGAGGAGCGAAACGCCGCCGGCCACGTGGACCAGCAGGTAGCGGTAACCGGTAGCGAGCGACTGCTCGCGGCCGCGGAACCAGACCAGGAACACCGAGGAGAACGCCATCACTTCCCAGAACAGGAAGAGGGTGAGGAGATCGCCAGCGAAGATCGCGCCGATCGATCCGGCCACATAGGTCCACGCGGCCATGTGCTCGGCGGTGCGCTGCACATGCAGACCGTACAGCGTGCCGAGGATGGCCATCAGCCCCATGATGTAGCCGAACACCTGGCTGAGCTCGTCCACGCGGCCAAACGTCAGCGTGAATTGCGCGACCGTGACCTCGCCGTAAACGCCCTTGGTCAGCGCGACGATGCGAATGAACGTCAGCAGCGGGATGACGATGAGGTAGGCCTTCCGCAGCTGCGCCGGAATCAGCGGCAGCAGCAATCCGCCCAGGAGGAGGATCAGAGCCGGATGGAGCCAAAGGTCACTTATCATAGTAGTCCTCCCGCGTCATGATGCCGGCATGGCCGAAGGCCTTGGAGGCGATGACAATCAGCACACAGGCCAGAAAGCCGAAGACCGACCAGAAGCCGGGGAGGTGCTCGACCTTGGTGTGCGCGTGATGCTTGTCGACGAGCGCCGGAATCGCGTCCGCGATCACCAGCAGGACGAGGACCGCCAGGCACACCTTGACGGTGGTGCGCAGGTTCCGGCGGAAGAACTCGATCAGAGAAAGGAGTTTCATGGTGGGCGTCAGAGGGTCATTTCACGACGGCTTGCGCCAGGTTGAGGAAAACGTCGGGGAAGAAGCCAATCAGGACC
This genomic window from Opitutus sp. ER46 contains:
- a CDS encoding Na(+)/H(+) antiporter subunit D, producing the protein MISDLWLHPALILLLGGLLLPLIPAQLRKAYLIVIPLLTFIRIVALTKGVYGEVTVAQFTLTFGRVDELSQVFGYIMGLMAILGTLYGLHVQRTAEHMAAWTYVAGSIGAIFAGDLLTLFLFWEVMAFSSVFLVWFRGREQSLATGYRYLLVHVAGGVSLLAGIVLHYHATGSLAFNLFNVSHAGLADWLILIGFLVNAAVPPLHAWLPDAYGEATFNGSVFMCAFTTKTAVYALIRGFAGMEILIALGVIMALYGVVYAVLENDCRRLLAYHIISQVGYMVAGVGLGTELAINGAVAHAFAHILYKGLLFMGCGSVLYMTGKSKFTELGGLYPKMPWTFLFTLIGGLSISAFPLFSGFVSKSMIVSAGFESHKLWVGFLLMLASAGTFLHTGLKVPYFIWFGKNNCAKQTWDRAGEPTWNMMAAMGVTAFLCIFIGCYTPYLYRMLPYQNAATEYAAVVYSSYHVSETLQILLFTALGFFLLIKKLQPEAKISLDLDWPYRKGGQAFLWLASKPIQAIDTAVGEIYRVGGLVPLMASSRLAAVFDGKVIDGVVDGLAGSVKRLGERLRTSQRGALQENLTMAFGVGAVIVVAFVLFF